GCTTCAAAAATAGAAAGGAAAAGGTATAAACTTTTCTCATTTTTTGTCATTCTGAGAAACAAGGAGCGAAGAATCTAAGATCCTTCGCACTACATGCTCAGGATGACAAGAAAAAATTTTTAAACAAGCCCTTATACTATTTCTATTAGTTTAATTAGATGAAAAACCATGTGCGATTTTTAATATATCTTGGTGTTTACACAAAATTTAAAACACTACACACTTTAATTAAATTTTCAAAATAATACAAGGCTCCAATGATATATTGGAGCCTTGTTTGTATTTTACACAACTAAATATTTATCATTTTCTACGACCGTGCACATGTGTTCTTACATTATTTCTTGAATTGTTTATATTTCTTCCTCTTACATTTTTTCTTCCCATTTTTGAATAAGCATTTCCTCTGCTAACTTCCCCTCCTTTTCTTGTGAATACTGGAAAGCCATTTTCTCTTATAACTATTTCTTTTCCTTCTATTACTGCTTTGTATACTACTATATATGTATTATCTCCTAATTCTACCTTTCTGCCAATAATTTCTATATTTATTCCCTCTTTTAATCCTTCGTATAATCTAATTGGTCCTGTATGTACTTCATATTCTTTTCCTTCTGCTTCTACAACTACTTTTATCCCTTCACCCGGTATTAACTCAATTTCCTTTACTATGCCTGATATACTTATTTCAGAAACCGTTGCACCTTCTGGTAAATTCCTATAAAGCGGTTCTACCTGATTCCTTGGGGCTGTCTGTACATAGTTATTCCATGGTCTTACCGCAAATGCACTTGCCGCCAATACTAAAACAGTTAACAAAATTACACTAATCTTTTTAAACATAATCCCACCTCCTAATGTGTTTTCTACAATTTCTATACTACATACTTTTCCTTAACAAATCCTTATATTTATCTTAGAGTTACCTTAGAATATATTTGAAAAATTGAAGAGGAATGCCAATCACGTGAAAGAATAGTTATTTTATAGGATTTTTCGGATGTCCAATTATCTAGTGACAAATATCCAGAGATTATATTTAAAAGAATTGTCTTTTCCGCCCCATTTTCTCTAAATATTAATACCTTACTCTTAGGGGTTATTTCCAAATTATCTATTTCTATTACTTTATTTTCATCATAAGAAAGTTTCACGTTTTTTAAAATTACTCTATTATCCCACTCAAAATATTCTTTCTTCTCAGTATTTAATAAATTTTTTATTCTTTCAAGTATTTGTGAGCATCTGTGAAATTCTGGAATAGCTTGAACAATTCCAAAAAGGGATGAAACCGCCCTCCAAAATGTGTTTATTATCGCTACAAATCCACCAAAACTCAACTTTCCAATTAAAACAAAATACCCAGATACTATAAGTGAAAGAGTATCCGCCGTGTTTCGAATAATGTCACCTAACATTTGACTTGATTTTACAGCTTTAAAACTTTCAACTTTCTTGAAACACTGAGTCATAACCCTCAATTATTTTACCTTGATAATTCTTGTCAAGATAAATATCTTTCTCCTTAGTTTTTTAGACATAATTTTATTTTAAATCATGCTTTTACTGGTATCATCTAAAGAAAGTAGGTAAAGTAAGTGTGGAAAGAAGAAACCTTTACGTATCATTTAGAACTTAATACACAAGATACGATAAAGTAGTGATCCCGGAAGTTTGAAACGGCAAGAAAATTACGTAAATATTAATAAATGTAAAAAACATGTGGAGAGTTTGAAAAGTTAACATTAATCTCCTTGGCAGAGACTAAAATAAAATCCCCCTCCCACACAATTATATATTAAGATAAAACTTTATAGATTAGAAGGAAACTTGAATTTTTCTAAACAATAATTTTTTTGCACATTAATATTTTTTATCCAAGAATTTTCATAACTAAAACTTTTGCTTCTTTTTCTCCTATGTTTTTTACACTATGCAGCACATCTTTTGGAAATTCAACCAACTCATCTTTTTCTAACTTTAAAACCTCATTTCCTATTTCTACTTCAACTGTTCCAGACAAAACATAAAGCAACGCATCTACATCTGATTTATGCGCTTTTAATTCAGAAAAAGGGGCAAGACTTATATGGACTATCTGGATCTTTTTATTTTCAAAAAATCTCGTCCCAATAATTCCTTCTTTATCCAATACAGGTTTGTTATTTCTATAAGAATACTTGTTGTTCATATTATCTACCTCTTTTTTTATTATATACTCCAGTCTGTAACTTTAGTTACAATATAGTGATTTTAGAACCATTTTGTTTAAATTTTCCTCGAAATTTATTTTCTTTAAGCATCAAATGAGAATCAAGATCGTGAAAAACAAATGCACCTGTACCAAGTGCGAAATTTACACTTTGGTTTATCCCAAGACTTGATTCGCCCATGCAACCTATCATAAGCTTGAGATTTGCTGTTTTAACCATTTCAACTATTGCCAAAGCATCTGATAATCCAGATTTCATTAGCTTTATATTTACAAAATCAACTGCTTCTTCCCTTATTAGTCTGTAAACATCGTACTTACTTTTGGCACTCTCATCAGCTGCAACTGGATATGGAGAATTAAACCTCACATACTTTAATCCATCTATATCACTTGCCACAACAGGTTGCTCAAAAACGGAAATATCTACACCTTTTTTATAAAGAACTCTTACAAACTCAACAGCTTGTTTTGGAGTATATCCCATATTGGCATCCACAATGTATTTAGCCTCCTTGGTATTACGGGCAATTTCTTCAACTGTTTCTATATCCTTACGTAAATCTTCACCTACTTTAATCTTTATATTTTTAAAACCTTCACTAAAAATTTCTTTGGCCTCTTTCACCATATTTTCAATAGTATCTATACCTACAGTTTTATCCGTTTCGATTTCACGTTTCATACCACCCAATAAATAATATACAGGAGTATTTATTTCTTCAGAAAATGCGTCAAGAACGGCATATTGCACCCCTGCCTTTACACTCGGAGTTGCAAAGAATTTATCAAGAACATCAAAAATTCTTCTATATTCTTTTACATCCATGTTGACAATACTTTCTTTTATTGCCGCTTCAAGTTTATACAAACCTTCCACCTTTTCTCCATTTACTCTAAAAGATGGAGATATTTCTCCATATCCTTTAATACCTATATCTGTTATAACCACAACTTCTATGTTAGTTGAACTATCAGAAACACTGCCGGTAATGTGAAATGGTTTGTAATATTTATAAGTTTTCAATTCAAACTTTACATCAACAATCTTACTCATTATTCCACCTCCACAAAATTAAGTACTTCTATTGAATATTTAAATTTATCATAATATACATTTTCAATCTCAGTTTCCACTTCTCCAACCTGATTATCGTATGGATCAGAACGCCAAAAATTTTTATTTGGATAAAATTGTTCCATAAATTCGGTGTTTGCAACCATTCTAAATCCGTCAAGATTACCAAAATAAAATTCCCGTTTTTTGTCTTCTTCTCTTCTAGCTCCGCCAAATGAAAGATCAGCTGGTAACCAACCATATGGTTGTACATAAAACAAAGCCCAATCATGTGGAGACGCAAAATACTTATTTATATACCAACCTGATTGCCATCTTGTAGGTATCCCCACTATTCGACACATAGTTATAAACAATAAAGCTTGAAACCCACAATCTCCCTTCAAATTTGTTGCAACAAACTGAGGAATTGTTTCGTATGTTCCATAAGGTTTAACATACGAATAACTCACATGTGTAGTTATCCAATCATATATCAATTTTGCTTTTAAATAAGGATTTGATTCTTTACCAACTATTTGATAAGCAAGTGATTTTAAATAAGGAGTGAACAAAATATGTGGTGGTTTCTCAAGGGTATATTGCTTTAATTTTTTTGGAAAATATTCCTCTACCTCATCTAACTCAACTCTGTTGACCCATTCACATACTTCATATTCAAATTCGACGTAAAAATCATTTTTATTGGCAACATCATCTTCAAAATATATAGTATTTTGAAAAATCTCTTTAGGAGATAATACGAAATTTTCATGACTTACATCTATTATTTTTACATTTTTTATTTGGAACTCCTTCTTGGGAACAGGAAGCCACACTTTTATAGTCTCTCCTAAAATTTTACTATAATCAGGATATAAAGTAATTCGAGCATGTACTTTGTATGTTTTTGGCATATCACCATTGATTAATGCTGTTAATCGCTCATCTAGTAATTTTTTAGATTTTTTAACACTATCTTCTTGAACTATCCTATCTTTATAATGCTTGTAGGAAAAACCTAAATTTTCAACAAATCTGCTTTCAAAATGATATTCACCGTTGATGTATATATAATCCAACATTCCTTCATAAAATAATTTTTCAAATTCTATATCGGTAAAACCTGCTATTTTATCTTTGGCAATCTCAACTGCCTCTTTCATAGTATATGGATAATCAATAAGCAATCTATTTATACGTTCTTTTTCGTACAGTAAACGCAACTGCAATAATTCTGGAAGTTCATATTTAAGTTTTTTCTCAATCAAGACCAAAGCCCTTCCAAAATTATCAGAATATTCTTCTTTTAAAATATCCTCAGGCAATCCAACTGTTAAAAACTCCATCATACCCCCTCCCCCATTATTTAGTTCGCAAAACGAAATACTCTTTGTTTTATTATACCAAATAGTCTAGTTAAAACAAAATAAAATAGTGGGCTCCTTAACGAACAAGAAGCCCACTAAAACATATTACAAAGAATAATTAAGTTTTATTTACGGATTTCTATCCACAAATCATCCATTATATACGCTGCGTTTTCATTTCCTCCACCAAAGATATATGCCTTTGGTTCAGACTCGATAGGCCTAAATCTTGATGATATACCGTCATAGTCCCAACTTGTCAAGTATATCTTCCATCCAGAGTAACTTTTAGGATTTCCAAGATTATCACCTTTTACTATT
The window above is part of the Thermosipho affectus genome. Proteins encoded here:
- a CDS encoding L-Ala-D/L-Glu epimerase, which produces MSKIVDVKFELKTYKYYKPFHITGSVSDSSTNIEVVVITDIGIKGYGEISPSFRVNGEKVEGLYKLEAAIKESIVNMDVKEYRRIFDVLDKFFATPSVKAGVQYAVLDAFSEEINTPVYYLLGGMKREIETDKTVGIDTIENMVKEAKEIFSEGFKNIKIKVGEDLRKDIETVEEIARNTKEAKYIVDANMGYTPKQAVEFVRVLYKKGVDISVFEQPVVASDIDGLKYVRFNSPYPVAADESAKSKYDVYRLIREEAVDFVNIKLMKSGLSDALAIVEMVKTANLKLMIGCMGESSLGINQSVNFALGTGAFVFHDLDSHLMLKENKFRGKFKQNGSKITIL
- a CDS encoding cupin domain-containing protein, which encodes MNNKYSYRNNKPVLDKEGIIGTRFFENKKIQIVHISLAPFSELKAHKSDVDALLYVLSGTVEVEIGNEVLKLEKDELVEFPKDVLHSVKNIGEKEAKVLVMKILG
- a CDS encoding transglutaminase-like domain-containing protein; protein product: MMEFLTVGLPEDILKEEYSDNFGRALVLIEKKLKYELPELLQLRLLYEKERINRLLIDYPYTMKEAVEIAKDKIAGFTDIEFEKLFYEGMLDYIYINGEYHFESRFVENLGFSYKHYKDRIVQEDSVKKSKKLLDERLTALINGDMPKTYKVHARITLYPDYSKILGETIKVWLPVPKKEFQIKNVKIIDVSHENFVLSPKEIFQNTIYFEDDVANKNDFYVEFEYEVCEWVNRVELDEVEEYFPKKLKQYTLEKPPHILFTPYLKSLAYQIVGKESNPYLKAKLIYDWITTHVSYSYVKPYGTYETIPQFVATNLKGDCGFQALLFITMCRIVGIPTRWQSGWYINKYFASPHDWALFYVQPYGWLPADLSFGGARREEDKKREFYFGNLDGFRMVANTEFMEQFYPNKNFWRSDPYDNQVGEVETEIENVYYDKFKYSIEVLNFVEVE
- a CDS encoding ABC transporter ATP-binding protein, whose product is MTQCFKKVESFKAVKSSQMLGDIIRNTADTLSLIVSGYFVLIGKLSFGGFVAIINTFWRAVSSLFGIVQAIPEFHRCSQILERIKNLLNTEKKEYFEWDNRVILKNVKLSYDENKVIEIDNLEITPKSKVLIFRENGAEKTILLNIISGYLSLDNWTSEKSYKITILSRDWHSSSIFQIYSKVTLR